The following nucleotide sequence is from Nitrospira sp..
CTTACAGTCGGAGGGGCCATGCGTACAGTCATCACCGCAGCAATCGTGCCGATCTGCATGTTGTCGGGATTCGTGCTCAATGCCGGGGCGGGTGAGGTAAAGGCCCAGATCGAAAAGGGGAAGGGGGAGGCGAAGGCCGAGTTCGAAGAGATGAAGGGCGAGGCAAAGGCGCTGAAGGAAGAGATGAAGGGCAATGACGCCAAGGCCGAATTGGAACGGGCCAAGGGCAAGGTCAAGGGCGCGGGTGAGCGCGCCAAGGGCAAAGTGAACGAGCTGAAAGAAAAAATGAAGGACTAACCGGCCTTGCGCCCGCCGACCAACCGGACGGCTATGGGGAGCACGATGCCCTGCAGCCGTCGGTGGTCGTTCACGGCAGAGATGATCCCCTGTTCCGCCTGCGTCCGTTGATCCGGCGTCAGCTTCGCGAACAAGTTTTGAATCGGCGCGGCAACATCCATCAAACTCCGGAGGAATTCTTCCGCCGTGGCGAACGTCACCTCGGCGGTAAATTCTTCCTCACACACTCCCGTCAGACCGGCCCGCCCATACATGCCGGCCAGGTCGCCGGGGCGAGCGAGCCGAAAGATACCGGGCGCCTCAGGGTCGGGAGGCGGCAAGGGAATGATGGTCTTGATGATATCCATGGGAATCCGAAGATAGGGATTCTTATCCGGTCCGGCCCACACAGCCGCCGACACATAGCCTCCCGGTTTCAACACCCGCACGATCTCCGCAATCGCCTTGGGGATCTCCGGTAAAAACATCAAACAGAATCGGCTGATGACGGCGTCGAACGACCCGCCTTCAAACGGTAAGGCCGTCACATCGCCGGTGCGGAAGGTCACGTGGGTGAGCCCCCGCTCCTTCGCCTTCCGTCGCGCCACCTCCAACATGGAGTCGGCGAGATCGATCCCGACGAGGCTGCCCTCTGGTCCCACGACCTCACCGGCCAGCAGGGCCGGGTATCCCGTCCCCGACCCCAGATCCAAGACCCGCAACCCAGGCCGCAGCCGCGCATCGGCCACCAGACGGTGGTTGATGAAGGTCATGTTACGATTGAAAAACTGATCCCACTTGTCCCACCCGGCGGCGACGCGATTCCAGTCCTGACGTTGCGAGTCGATCACTTCCTGCGGAGTTGGTGACGGCATGGGGTACTCCTGTGAGGGTCGGCGGTCCGTGAAGACCTTACTTCACGCGCTCGAAGGTATAGGTTTTCGGCACGTCCTTCCCGGCCTTGCTCAAGATCCAGGTTTGGGTGAAATGGTCGTGGTCTTTGATCTCGATGGTCAACTGATGCATGTGCACGTCGCTCGGGTTCTTGAGGTTGGTGGCGTCCAGGAAGGTGAACACCAACGGGCGCTCCTTGTCCGTCTCCTTCGGCCAGTTCGTGCGCAGGCGCGGCTGATTGTTGAGAGAGCAGTAGTGGGTCAACATCAGTTGCTCGCCGTCGCCGTAATACATGGTCGTCATGGGGGGGGTGTCCGGCGGAACGAAGGTCTCCGTCAGACTGGTGCCGCCCGAGCTGTAGGCATAGGTAACCCTATAGACTTTGCCTTCGCTGTCGGTCCCCTTCCACTCTCCCACGAGGGATTTCAGGGGGGCGAGAACGGTGTCCGGGATGTCGGCGGCGTGAGAAGGAAGTGAGAGGAGCAGGACGGCGAGGACCCAGAAACCACGAACCATTCCATGCGGCATGCAAACCCTCCATCCAACCAAGCGAGAACACTGTCGTGCCAGTCAAGCATGTCTCGAATGGTCATATCAAGCCCTTTTGCGGCCTTGTGTCACGACTGAACAGGGGGCCGTTGGCAAGATCGACGTATTTTGGTACAAGCGGAGTCATGGATCGGATGGGCAGTCGGATTTCGGTGGGAGGAATGGAAGATGGGGAATTCTGCAGGGCAGGAGTGGAAGCAGATCCTTCAGGACCTGCTGAGCCACGAGTCCGAGTTTCGGGCCTTCGTCCGCCGGCGTCTGTCGGACGAAGCCTTGGCCGAAGATATCCTGCAGCAAAGCCTCTTGCGGGCCGTCGAGCGGCAACATGCCCGCCCACAGACGGAGCACGTCGTCGCCTGGTTCTATCGCATCCTCCGCAATGCCATTATCGATACCTATCGGTCTCGGGCCGCGGAGAACAGAAAAACCGATGCCCTCTTGCAGGAACTCGTCACCGCCGGTGAGGACCGGACCCCGGCCCTGGATGAGTTGCGTCCGACGATCTGCGCCTGCCTCCAGCGCCTCCTCCCGTCCTTGCGTCCCGCCTATGCCGACCTAATCCGGCGGATCGATCTCGACGGTCAACCACCTGCGGCCGTGGCAGATGAGTTGGCGGTGACGGTCAACAATCTCACCGTGCGCCTCCATCGTGCGCGGCAAGCCCTGCGGACCGCCCTGGAGCGATCCTGCGGTGTCTGCACTCGGCATGGCTGCTTGAATTGCACCTGCGAGTAACAGCCGTTCCCCTCGCATCGGCCCATTTCGCACCTCGAAAATCGGCACTGTAAGATTCCGTCTTCCGCTCCGTCTGTAGGGCTGCAAGGACATGATCAACCACTGGCAGGGAGGGGATGATGGTTACACACGAAGCAAGCACAGCGATCCTCGCGAACGAAGCCACTCACCATGAGGTTCCTCATCAGCATTGCCACCGAGCGAGCGGAGATGGCGGTGCGTCCCTCAACCGCACGGCCCTCATAGCGACCCTCCATTGCTTGACCGGTTGCACGATCGGGGAAGTGCTGGGCATGGTCCTGGGGACCGCTCTGGGATGGGGCAATTGGCCGACGGTCGGGCTGGCCGTCTTCCTGGCCTTCGTCTTTGGGTACGCCATGACGCTGTGGCCTCTGCGCCGGTCCGGCATGGCCTGGGGAACGGCGCTCTCACTGGCCCTGGCATCGGACACCCTGTCCATGGCGACGATGGAGTTGGCGGACAATGCCATAATGATGGTGATTCCCGGCGCGATGGAAGCGGGGCTGGGCGATCCCCTGTTTTGGGGGAGCTTGGGCGTCGCGTTGCTCCTCGCTGGAGTCGTGGCACTTCCGGTGAACCGTTGGTTGATCGCGAGGGGCAAGGGGCATGCGCTCGTCCATGCCCACCACCATGGCTGAGGAGGCGTACGGTCGCCCATGCGGATCATGATCCTCATCGTGACGGCGGTCACCGCCGTCACGCTCGCCGCCTGTACCCAGTTCGAACCCCGCGATAAACGATTCTACTATCGCGCGCTCTGGAATTTCGCATTGCGGGAGGACCTTGCCGAACTCGACAGCGAGTTCAACGGCGTGGACTTCGGCCATTCCAATCTCTACGAGAATTTGTTGCTGACGGGTGGGTCGGACGTGCCTGCGATCGAGGAGCGCGCGCGCAAGGAAACCCTGGCGTTCATCGCCACGAAACCTCGGTTGAATCCCAACGAGGAAGCCATTGCGCCGACCTACATGAAGCTGGCGTGGCGGGCGCAAAACACGTTCGACGAAGCGCATGCCCTGCATCGGGCGACGTATGACATTGTCGTGTCCGACGAGCCGGACAAAGACCGAGCGATCCGCGACGTACTGGCCTATTACCGACGCAGCGCCTACGCGATCACCTCGAAGCGTCTGGACCACCGTCGGCTGGATCAGTTCCCCTATTCGCGCGCGTTCAGGCAGCGGTTTCCCCTCTTTAATGCGACCATCTGGTCCTATCACTATCTGCAGGTGGCCGTGTATGACCCCTTGCAGGCCGCTCCCGATCTCGCAGCGAAAACGCAGGCGGTGAGGCCGATCCTCGTCACGTATCGCGGCTACCTCGCGCGTCCGCCGGTGCACTGGACCTTCATGCCGCTGACGGCGGACTACAGCCAGGCCTTTGCCGCTCGGTATCCGGAGTTGGCCAACATCTTCGACAATCTGCACATGCTGCACGACAACATCAGTGACATTCTCACCAGCGAACGGCTGCCGACGTGGGAGGCGAAGCGCGCCGAGATCTATCGAGTACTCAACAACTACTACCTCGCGAGCGCCGATGCGACGAATCCGATGATCGAGCGCGCCGCATCCGGCGAGGAGCATCACCATTGAAACCGGCGCTCACAATAATTCTGATTCGCATGCTGGCCTGTGCGGCGGTCTTGACAGGGGCGTCGGCAGCGGCGTTGGACCATGACAACCTCGATCCCAACCGGCCGATCGGAATGGAAGACGCGTACCCAGTGCCGAAGGGCGAGATCGGGCTAGAGGGCGGCGTGCGCTTCAACGACCGTCGAACGGGGCGGACCAGCGTCACGTTTCAACCGCAGATCATCTACGGCGCCTTCGACAATACGCAGATCGAGATTCAAGGCGACCTGTTCACCGATCCCCGTTCGATCGTCGGTGCCAACAAGTCGGGCGATCTCCACCTGGGCGTGCTGTATAACTTCAATACGGAGACGATTATGCTCCCGGCGCTGGCCCTACGCGTGGAGGCGGACCTGCCGACCGGCGTCAATTCGAAGGGGGTGGATACCCAGGTCACCGGCATCCTCACACGCTCGTTCGGACATCTCCGGGCGCACCTCAATGCCGGGTATACCGTGATCGGTTCGCCGCAGGGACAGGAGCGGCCCGGCGCCTATCGTGCTGTCGCGGCAGTGAGTTACCCCCTTGGGTATCCGAACAGTTTTCGTGACACGTTGATCGTCAGCATCTACACCCGTCAGTCCGATCTCCAGGGCCTGCGCAACCACACCGGCGTCGAGGTCGGAATTCGCCACCAATTGACCTCGCGCATGGTGCTCGACGGCGGCATCGGCACGGAGTTCGTCGGCCCATCCGATCGAACCGCCCTGCAGGGAACGGTGGGCCTGTCCGTCGGGTTTTAAGCGGGGTGACTGTCGCATGGTCGAAACAGTTTCACGCGCCAAAGAGCGCCAACGATCGAAACGGATCTATTCCGGCTTGCCTGGTTGCACCGCCCGCTTTCGTCTGTTAAGAACATAGAGTCGTTCTTTCCTAATCCCAGATACCGGTCCCACTTCCCTCACAGCGACTCCATTTGGCATTGCAGCCACCAGACTGCATGACGGGCCGGTATTTTTTTAGCGGCGGTATTGTTTCAGCAGGGCGCTCGTACCTATGGATCACGCACAACTCCATCGTTCTCACCGCGCGCAGACCCATGGTCCCCCGCATGCCGCGCAGGATTGCGGGGAGCTGCGCCGGCCGTCCGGGTGCGGGCGCACCGCAGACCCGTGGGAATGGGATCGTCGAGATTGGCTGGTGGCGGGACTCCTGGCGGTGGTGGTGAGCGTGGGTTGTCTCGCGATTGTGAGCAGGATTCCGCCGTTTCTCCTGCAGTCCATGGACCTTTGGTTCGAGGCGGACACACTCCGCGAAGTGTCGAATATGACCCGCGTGCAGGACGATCACTACCGCACCTCGGTCCACCCCCTGTTCTCGCTCATCACCTTCGTGCCCGTGTATCTGCTCAAGCAGGGGCTGGGTCTCGATCCTCTGCAGGCCGCCGTCTTGCTCAGCGCGCTCGTGGCCGGCCTGTGGGCGGGGGCCCTGTATGCCCTCGTTCGCCTGATCGGCTGTCGCAGGCTCGATGCCTTCATTTTCACCCTGCTGGGCCTTGCCAGTGCCTCGTCCCTCTTCTGGCTTCCGATTCCCAATTCCTATACCTGGGGCTCCTTGTCGATCATGCTGACGCTCCTGCTCGTCCTCTACACCGAGCGCCGTCCGCTCGGAGCGGCGGCCTATGTCGTGGCCAGCGCCTTCAGCCTGAGCGTCACGGTCACCAACTGGATGGCCGGCCTGTTGATGACGCTCGCACGCTGGCCGTGGAAGCAGGCGGTACAACTGTCCGTCAATGCCCTCTGTGTGGTGGTGCTGCTGTGGGGAGTGCAAAAAATCATCTTTCCGACGGCGGAGTTTTTCATCGGCGCACGCGGCGAGGAGTCGTTCATCAACCATCCGCAAGCCGGGGGACCGTTGAAGGTACTCTCCTCGTTCTTCTTTCATAGCGTCGTGGCACCCCATGTGGGACTCATGGAGGACGACGCCTACGTCAAGGCCACGGACGATTCGTTTCGGCTGCCCGAACGCCTCACCTTCCAGTTTTCCAGGCCTGGGTCGGCCGGGCTCTTGAGCCTGTTCGCCGTCGGCCTTTGGTCGGCCCTGTTCCTCATCGGCGGGTGGCGCCTGGTGACATCGGGGCGCCAGCTCAGATTCCGGCAGGTGTTGGGCGGCCTGCTGGCGTTCGAATTGGTGCTGCACCTGCTCTACGGCGAAGAGACCTTTACGTACAGTCTGAATTTCGTTCCTCTCCTCTTGGCGGTGGGGGCGCTGGGCACGCTCGGATCGGGCCGTCGTGTGGTCGTGGCGCTGACGGGACTGCTCGCCGTCTCTGTCGCGGTGAACAATTGGCAGCAGTTTCAAACGGCCAGAGACCAGGCCATGCAATTCACGCCGCAACGCCACCTGATGACCGACATGATGCGCCAGGATCCCGATCGCTTGTGGCCGCGATCGGTCGGGCATGTGCCGCTTGCGGTACCCGGCGCTCCGGAAGGCGGGACGGCTTACCATGAGCCCGGCGGAGACTTTAGCCCGCAGCTATCCAGTTTTGGCGTGTCGCTCTGGCTCTGTGATGACAAGGGCAATCCCGTGGTGACCAGCAAGACGATCCCCTTGCATGAGATCCACCAGGAGTTCGTGCCGTCCGCTCACCCGCAGGTGCCGGCCATCGCCACGCAGACACCCTATTACGAGGCCACCTGGTCCAGGCTCGATGCGACGCACTGGGAACTGCGCTTCACGAATCGCACGCATCACGTGCCCGCCGTGGTCATCAGGAGCGTGGGACCTGCCGGCGGCCCCGTGACGTCGCTGGAATGGGAGCGCGGGTTGGTAGGCATCAACCATCGTTGGTCGGTGCGCGCGAGCCCTTCGCCCGAGAGGGTGGCCTTGGGAGACGAGAATGCCACGGGGTGGATGACCACGGCGTCGTCCGGCCGCTCCTGGAGCGGGGAGTCTGGTTGGGGCTATGCCCGCCTGACCTTCTCCGACAAGGCGGCAAAGATCGGAGAAGAAATCCGGGTGGTCGTATCCGACAGGCTGGCGCCCGTAGAGCGAAAGGCCTTCTACGGCCCGGCGCCTCAGCCGCTTCAGCTGACACTACCGGAGCCGCGCTTCCACGCCTCCATGCAGGCGCAGACTGCCCATCTCATGATGAGTCTGGTCGACGATGAAACCAGGCCGGGAGACCCGGTGTTGTTTTATCGCGCCTGGCATCGCCCGGGGGCCTACATTGCCAGCGCTCTGGCGCGGGCTGGAGATCCTCGTGTCAGCCGTGCCCTCTCCCAATTCCTGGGAACGCATGACTTCGGCGGCGGCGCGGGGCCTGAGGCGGATGCACCAGGCCTCACGATTTGGGCCCTCACCGAGGCGGCTGTCTATATTGCCGATCCCGTGCACGATCAATGGTTGTGGCCGCATATCGTGAGAAAGGCCGGGCGCATCGAGCGCATGCTGACGGCACAGGAGCCGGTCGTGGAAACCTACGCGGTCCCTTCTCCGCACAACTTCAAGCATGGGCAACGGACCAAGACCGCACTGGTCGCCCAACCGGCGAGAGCGGGGCTGATCGTGGGGCGCGTGGGCGAAGAATGGCCGACATGGTATGTGAATGCCGTCAGTTATCGCGGCCTCCTGGCCGCAGCGCAGTTTGCGGATCGTCTCGGTAAGGCTCGTCAGGCGGTCCGATGGCGGACCCAGGCTCAAGCTTTGCACGAGAGCTGGGAGCGGCAGCAACCAACGGAGTCGATTCATGCGGCCTTGGCCGAGATCCTGCCCATGGTGGCCTATCGGCCCCCTTCTGACTCGTCGACCATCGTCGGGCAGCTGGCCCGGGCTCACGAAGCGTTACGTTTGGAGCAGCCGGAGGCCGTCTGGGCCCTGTTGCGGCGGTTGTGGAATCGACAAGCCTCGCCCGGACTCTATACGTGGGACGCTCCGCGCTCGAATCGGCAGGAGATCGCGGACGGATGGCAATTCGCCAGGGGATGGCGCAATGAAGCGGTAGTCTCGCCGGACTATGAGGCGGCGGCCCTACTGCTGAAATTGCAGCAGGACATGCTGGCTTACGTGGAAGAGCAGGGGCCCGATTCCACGGTCGTGATCGGGGCCGGGATGGTTGCAGACTGGCGTTCAGAGCCCATGGCCGTGTCCGGTCTGGCCCTTCCGGGCGGCTCGATCGGTTGGGCCTGGGATGGCCGCCGGATGCGTGTCACCCTGCGGGGTCCGGCTCGGACCATCCGACTCGGCGCCGCATTTCCGAAGGATGCGGAAGTCTCCGTCCTGCACGAATCGCTGACCAGCTGAGCGGCGGCGTGAATCAGTGACCGATGCTTGCCTTGACGAGGTGCCAGAGATTTTCGGCGAGCCAGCGGGAGTCCTTGAAGAGGTGCGCCAGCTCGGAAGTCAAAATGAAAAACGCGGGATAGAATAGGTGCGGGCTGGAACGGCTCCACTGCAAGATGCCGTCGAGATACCCGTGTATCAACCCCCCCCGGCATTTCCACATCACCATCACAGCAGTCACCCCCAGGAGTGCCCCCGACAGGATATCGGTCGGAAAGTGGAGGCCGACATAGACGCGCGGAAACGACACCAGCAGCCCCGCGTGCAGAAACCCGAACAGGCCGAGCCGCGGAGAGACCAGCCACAGTCCGGTTGCGAGGGCGAAGAACAGGGAGGCATGGTCGCTGGGGAAAGAACTCCATCCTGCGAGAAAATCAGCCGGCATGGAGTAGGGAAGGGTGAACTGCAGGTCGGCGGTGTGGATCGGCCTGGCCCGATAGGGCAGGGTAAGTTGAAGAAGTCGAGCGCCCGCCACCGCCGACAGGGTGCCCGCGAGCGTGAGTAAGACCGTTCGTCGATCCTCCTCTTGCCGGGGCCCGCGAAAGCAGGCCCACCAGAGCAGCGGCAGGCTGAGATACCCCTTCAGCAGGTCGCTGTCGCTGATCGTCATGATCAGGCTGTCGATGGTCCAGGAGTATTGGGCGAACTGATTGAAGAAGCTGAGAATGGCCCGATCGAAACTGTTCATCCGCGCATCATAGCGGCCCGTGCCCAGTTGGTGAAGAAAAAGTACGTAATCAGCAAGATACGCGAGGCCCGGCCTGATTGTAAATGTTTGCGGGGAAGGTCGGACTGATTTACACGGTCACCGAGCCGGCCGAGCCGCCCTTGTTGGCCGCATACCACGAGTTGAAGCGAGCTTGGAGGTTATATGCCTGCTCCTCGTGTGGGCTGCTGCGCATGACGTTCAGCGGCTGTCCCGTTGCCCAGCGGTAGGCGATGGTCGCGCCACTCAAGCCGAAGTAGCTCTCCAGGAACGCGACTTTGCCGAGGATCGTGTACTGCAACACGTGCACGAGTTCGTGCACGAATGTGGAGAGGCTCAGATTGCCCGACACGAAGACGTCATCGTCGAGGGTCATGGCCGCCGCCCCCGGTTGCAGGGACATGATCCAGCCGCCACGCCAAAAGCTCGCGAGCCGTCCCAGTGCCGGGATCAGGATGGCGCCGTCAAGCGGGTTGGCGACGGCATACTCAAGCACGGTCGAGTGCCAGTTCCCCGGCACAGAGATCGCCGCGGCGACAGCGATGTTGCTGGTGACAACCCCGTCAAACACCGCGGTCAGGGGTTGCGCGAGGAAGTCGGTCGGATTCCTGAGGTTTTCGAAGGGCGTGGTGAGGGCCTCACCCACCGCACCGAGTACGTCTCGCTGCAAGACGGGACCACGGGCATCTTCGCCGGAATTGGACTGGCCGCCCTGCTGGATCGTGTGTGCGAGCTCGTGAGCGAGCAGGTGACGGCCGGCAGAGGAGTGCATCGGGGCTTGCTCCCCGAGCACGATGTGAGGGCCCACCGTGTACGCTCGGGCGCCGACTGCGTGGGCCGAATCCGCCGCGCGGTCATCGCTGTGGACACGCACGTTGGCGAAGGAGTGGCCGAAGCGGGGCTCCATGAAAGCTCGAGTCGCCGCGTCGAGAGGCTGTCCGGGACTAGCCAAAACTGCCTGCACGATGGACGGCGCGGCAAGCGGCTCCGTCTCGCCGGTTCGGACGCGCGCGGTCTGTAGGCGCTCCTGTGCTCGGCTTGGCTGCTGCGCCTTCGTCCCGGGCTTGCGCAGCACGTGGTCGGCTATGCGGTCCGCTTCCTGCTCGAATTCATCCCCCGGCTTGTTGATGACGAGTTTCCTCTGCATGCGTGCTGCGTTGAGGGGATCGACGGGGATCCGGCCAAAGTCGTGTCCGAAGCGATCTGATATCGGCCCGGTCGAAACGCTGTCGCGCTCGTTCGCAGGGTGCCGCAGCATCCGCGAGAGGGTGTAATTTCCCATCATGTGCTCAGGCCGCTCAGCCCGTTGAGTCGCCGTGGGTCTGTGTGCAAGCGTGCGCATGGCTAATCAGGCCTCCAGGTCCTGTGCGGGAAGGTTCGCAACCGGTCGAGTCAATATCCGAAGTCAGGTCTCGTTCTATGCATCGTTTGTGACCTGCCACTAAGTATCCGGCGGATCGTCGAAGAGTGCAAGCTCACGGCCCGAACTCATTACGGGCACACGTGATCGGTACCAAGTCGTGGGGTAAACAGTAGGTTGGAAATAAAAAGCGGTGCCAGCAACCATCTCTTGTGATGCGTCGCCAGTGACAAGCGTTCAGTGAACCGCAACAATCGACTGCCGGTCATAAGGGAGGTGCAACGATGAGCGTCGCTACGACCATAAAGGCCCAGCCGTTTATCTTGCCACCGATGGACGACGCTCCCGCGTTGAACGCGCACCATTTGTTTCGTTGGGTGCAGATCCTCAGATCCTTCGATCCCCTCTAGTCCAAGATCAAAAACGCCCCGATGAAGTACGGGCCGTTCGCGGCCTGCGCGCCTCTGATCCGCACCTCCGTCACGTCGTACACCCAGCCGCCCACCAACCAGGGATTGGGAGCGAGGTTCGACCAGTACCACCAACTTCTATCGTTCTTGCGGAACCAGAATTGGATCGGCTCGGTGCCCGCGACGCGGATGATCGGCATGTCGAACACCCTCGGTTGATGCGTGACCCGATCTTCCATCCAGATCTTGATCCAATGGTCCTTCGCGTGGGTGCCTAGGGTTCTCGGTTCATGGATCCAGTCTGCCGCCACGCAGCCGTTCCCCACAGGTCGCCCATACCCGGCTCCATACCCGTCGCCCGGAT
It contains:
- a CDS encoding DUF4157 domain-containing protein; protein product: MQRKLVINKPGDEFEQEADRIADHVLRKPGTKAQQPSRAQERLQTARVRTGETEPLAAPSIVQAVLASPGQPLDAATRAFMEPRFGHSFANVRVHSDDRAADSAHAVGARAYTVGPHIVLGEQAPMHSSAGRHLLAHELAHTIQQGGQSNSGEDARGPVLQRDVLGAVGEALTTPFENLRNPTDFLAQPLTAVFDGVVTSNIAVAAAISVPGNWHSTVLEYAVANPLDGAILIPALGRLASFWRGGWIMSLQPGAAAMTLDDDVFVSGNLSLSTFVHELVHVLQYTILGKVAFLESYFGLSGATIAYRWATGQPLNVMRSSPHEEQAYNLQARFNSWYAANKGGSAGSVTV
- a CDS encoding phosphatase PAP2 family protein; this translates as MNSFDRAILSFFNQFAQYSWTIDSLIMTISDSDLLKGYLSLPLLWWACFRGPRQEEDRRTVLLTLAGTLSAVAGARLLQLTLPYRARPIHTADLQFTLPYSMPADFLAGWSSFPSDHASLFFALATGLWLVSPRLGLFGFLHAGLLVSFPRVYVGLHFPTDILSGALLGVTAVMVMWKCRGGLIHGYLDGILQWSRSSPHLFYPAFFILTSELAHLFKDSRWLAENLWHLVKASIGH
- a CDS encoding DUF4396 domain-containing protein, translating into MVTHEASTAILANEATHHEVPHQHCHRASGDGGASLNRTALIATLHCLTGCTIGEVLGMVLGTALGWGNWPTVGLAVFLAFVFGYAMTLWPLRRSGMAWGTALSLALASDTLSMATMELADNAIMMVIPGAMEAGLGDPLFWGSLGVALLLAGVVALPVNRWLIARGKGHALVHAHHHG
- a CDS encoding methyltransferase domain-containing protein: MPSPTPQEVIDSQRQDWNRVAAGWDKWDQFFNRNMTFINHRLVADARLRPGLRVLDLGSGTGYPALLAGEVVGPEGSLVGIDLADSMLEVARRKAKERGLTHVTFRTGDVTALPFEGGSFDAVISRFCLMFLPEIPKAIAEIVRVLKPGGYVSAAVWAGPDKNPYLRIPMDIIKTIIPLPPPDPEAPGIFRLARPGDLAGMYGRAGLTGVCEEEFTAEVTFATAEEFLRSLMDVAAPIQNLFAKLTPDQRTQAEQGIISAVNDHRRLQGIVLPIAVRLVGGRKAG
- a CDS encoding transporter produces the protein MKPALTIILIRMLACAAVLTGASAAALDHDNLDPNRPIGMEDAYPVPKGEIGLEGGVRFNDRRTGRTSVTFQPQIIYGAFDNTQIEIQGDLFTDPRSIVGANKSGDLHLGVLYNFNTETIMLPALALRVEADLPTGVNSKGVDTQVTGILTRSFGHLRAHLNAGYTVIGSPQGQERPGAYRAVAAVSYPLGYPNSFRDTLIVSIYTRQSDLQGLRNHTGVEVGIRHQLTSRMVLDGGIGTEFVGPSDRTALQGTVGLSVGF
- a CDS encoding sigma-70 family RNA polymerase sigma factor, translated to MGNSAGQEWKQILQDLLSHESEFRAFVRRRLSDEALAEDILQQSLLRAVERQHARPQTEHVVAWFYRILRNAIIDTYRSRAAENRKTDALLQELVTAGEDRTPALDELRPTICACLQRLLPSLRPAYADLIRRIDLDGQPPAAVADELAVTVNNLTVRLHRARQALRTALERSCGVCTRHGCLNCTCE